A section of the Castanea sativa cultivar Marrone di Chiusa Pesio chromosome 12, ASM4071231v1 genome encodes:
- the LOC142619136 gene encoding beta carbonic anhydrase 5, chloroplastic-like isoform X6, with the protein MVWQIRSRARTVMSRMAVLSSSSIYGDSFHCSPFSGLTNSFVGFSRNWANPNATQWSKNMESHLRLLPSVKRNQISRLKASSCSLGLAQELTSYKVENMGKTDGDQDLFAEMKQRFLSFKKHKYLEDLEHFQALAEAQYPKFMVIACADSRVCPSNILGFQPGEAFMIRNVANLVPPLEHGPSETNAALEFAVNTLEVENILVIGHSTCGGIQALMSMQDDVDSSFLEKWVINGKSAKLRAKAEAAHSSFDQQCRH; encoded by the exons ATGGTCTGGCAAATTC GCTCTAGAGCTCGTACAGTCATGTCAAGAATGGCAGTTCTCAGCTCCTCTTCGATCTATGGGGACTCCTTTCATTGCTCACCCTTCTCTGGTTTAACCAATTCCTTTGTGGGGTTTTCAAGAAATTGGGCTAATCCAAACGCA ACACAATGGAGCAAGAATATGGAGTCCCATTTGAGATTACTGCCTTCAGTCAA GAGAAACCAAATTTCGAGACTGAAGGCTTCAAGTTGTTCCCTTGGACTTGCACAAGAACTTACCAGCTATAAAGTGGAAAATATGGGCAAAACTGATGGGGACCAGGACTTGTTTGCTGAAATGAAACAAAGATTTCTTAGTTTCAAGAAGCATAAATATCT AGAGGATTTGGAGCATTTTCAAGCACTTGCTGAAGCTCAATACCCTAAG TTTATGGTAATTGCTTGTGCAGACTCTAGAGTATGTCCTTCTAACATCCTTGGGTTTCAACCTGGAGAAGCATTTATGATTCGGAATGTTGCGAATCTTGTTCCCCCACTTGAG catGGACCATCAGAAACTAATGCTGCTCTGGAATTCGCAGTAAATACTCTTGAG GTTGAAAATATATTAGTCATTGGTCACAGTACCTGTGGTGGAATACAAGCCCTTATGAGCATGCAAGATGATGTAGACTCAAG CTTTCTAGAAAAGTGGGTCATAAATGGGAAATCAGCCAAGTTAAGAGCAAAAGCTGAAGCGGCCCACTCTAGCTTTGACCAGCAATGCAGACACT GA
- the LOC142619136 gene encoding beta carbonic anhydrase 5, chloroplastic-like isoform X1, producing MVWQIRSRARTVMSRMAVLSSSSIYGDSFHCSPFSGLTNSFVGFSRNWANPNATQWSKNMESHLRLLPSVKRNQISRLKASSCSLGLAQELTSYKVENMGKTDGDQDLFAEMKQRFLSFKKHKYLEDLEHFQALAEAQYPKFMVIACADSRVCPSNILGFQPGEAFMIRNVANLVPPLEHGPSETNAALEFAVNTLEVENILVIGHSTCGGIQALMSMQDDVDSRSFLEKWVINGKSAKLRAKAEAAHSSFDQQCRHCEKESINRSLLNLLTYPWIRERVRKELLSIHGGYYDFLNCSFEKWTLDLKGSSIEGGRYSFKDQAFWY from the exons ATGGTCTGGCAAATTC GCTCTAGAGCTCGTACAGTCATGTCAAGAATGGCAGTTCTCAGCTCCTCTTCGATCTATGGGGACTCCTTTCATTGCTCACCCTTCTCTGGTTTAACCAATTCCTTTGTGGGGTTTTCAAGAAATTGGGCTAATCCAAACGCA ACACAATGGAGCAAGAATATGGAGTCCCATTTGAGATTACTGCCTTCAGTCAA GAGAAACCAAATTTCGAGACTGAAGGCTTCAAGTTGTTCCCTTGGACTTGCACAAGAACTTACCAGCTATAAAGTGGAAAATATGGGCAAAACTGATGGGGACCAGGACTTGTTTGCTGAAATGAAACAAAGATTTCTTAGTTTCAAGAAGCATAAATATCT AGAGGATTTGGAGCATTTTCAAGCACTTGCTGAAGCTCAATACCCTAAG TTTATGGTAATTGCTTGTGCAGACTCTAGAGTATGTCCTTCTAACATCCTTGGGTTTCAACCTGGAGAAGCATTTATGATTCGGAATGTTGCGAATCTTGTTCCCCCACTTGAG catGGACCATCAGAAACTAATGCTGCTCTGGAATTCGCAGTAAATACTCTTGAG GTTGAAAATATATTAGTCATTGGTCACAGTACCTGTGGTGGAATACAAGCCCTTATGAGCATGCAAGATGATGTAGACTCAAG AAGCTTTCTAGAAAAGTGGGTCATAAATGGGAAATCAGCCAAGTTAAGAGCAAAAGCTGAAGCGGCCCACTCTAGCTTTGACCAGCAATGCAGACACTGTGAGAAG GAATCAATCAACCGTTCGTTACTGAACTTGCTTACCTACCCGTGGATACGAGAGAGAGTCAGGAAAGAGTTGCTCTCTATTCATGGAGGGTATTATGATTTCCTGAATTGTTCATTTGAGAAGTGGACTCTTGATTTGAAGGGAAGCAGCATTGAAGGGGGCAGATACTCTTTCAAAGATCAAGCATTTTGGTATTGA
- the LOC142619136 gene encoding beta carbonic anhydrase 5, chloroplastic-like isoform X2: MVWQIRSRARTVMSRMAVLSSSSIYGDSFHCSPFSGLTNSFVGFSRNWANPNATQWSKNMESHLRLLPSVKRNQISRLKASSCSLGLAQELTSYKVENMGKTDGDQDLFAEMKQRFLSFKKHKYLEDLEHFQALAEAQYPKFMVIACADSRVCPSNILGFQPGEAFMIRNVANLVPPLEHGPSETNAALEFAVNTLEVENILVIGHSTCGGIQALMSMQDDVDSSFLEKWVINGKSAKLRAKAEAAHSSFDQQCRHCEKESINRSLLNLLTYPWIRERVRKELLSIHGGYYDFLNCSFEKWTLDLKGSSIEGGRYSFKDQAFWY; encoded by the exons ATGGTCTGGCAAATTC GCTCTAGAGCTCGTACAGTCATGTCAAGAATGGCAGTTCTCAGCTCCTCTTCGATCTATGGGGACTCCTTTCATTGCTCACCCTTCTCTGGTTTAACCAATTCCTTTGTGGGGTTTTCAAGAAATTGGGCTAATCCAAACGCA ACACAATGGAGCAAGAATATGGAGTCCCATTTGAGATTACTGCCTTCAGTCAA GAGAAACCAAATTTCGAGACTGAAGGCTTCAAGTTGTTCCCTTGGACTTGCACAAGAACTTACCAGCTATAAAGTGGAAAATATGGGCAAAACTGATGGGGACCAGGACTTGTTTGCTGAAATGAAACAAAGATTTCTTAGTTTCAAGAAGCATAAATATCT AGAGGATTTGGAGCATTTTCAAGCACTTGCTGAAGCTCAATACCCTAAG TTTATGGTAATTGCTTGTGCAGACTCTAGAGTATGTCCTTCTAACATCCTTGGGTTTCAACCTGGAGAAGCATTTATGATTCGGAATGTTGCGAATCTTGTTCCCCCACTTGAG catGGACCATCAGAAACTAATGCTGCTCTGGAATTCGCAGTAAATACTCTTGAG GTTGAAAATATATTAGTCATTGGTCACAGTACCTGTGGTGGAATACAAGCCCTTATGAGCATGCAAGATGATGTAGACTCAAG CTTTCTAGAAAAGTGGGTCATAAATGGGAAATCAGCCAAGTTAAGAGCAAAAGCTGAAGCGGCCCACTCTAGCTTTGACCAGCAATGCAGACACTGTGAGAAG GAATCAATCAACCGTTCGTTACTGAACTTGCTTACCTACCCGTGGATACGAGAGAGAGTCAGGAAAGAGTTGCTCTCTATTCATGGAGGGTATTATGATTTCCTGAATTGTTCATTTGAGAAGTGGACTCTTGATTTGAAGGGAAGCAGCATTGAAGGGGGCAGATACTCTTTCAAAGATCAAGCATTTTGGTATTGA
- the LOC142619136 gene encoding beta carbonic anhydrase 5, chloroplastic-like isoform X4 — MEQEYGVPFEITAFSQVRRNQISRLKASSCSLGLAQELTSYKVENMGKTDGDQDLFAEMKQRFLSFKKHKYLEDLEHFQALAEAQYPKFMVIACADSRVCPSNILGFQPGEAFMIRNVANLVPPLEHGPSETNAALEFAVNTLEVENILVIGHSTCGGIQALMSMQDDVDSRSFLEKWVINGKSAKLRAKAEAAHSSFDQQCRHCEKESINRSLLNLLTYPWIRERVRKELLSIHGGYYDFLNCSFEKWTLDLKGSSIEGGRYSFKDQAFWY, encoded by the exons ATGGAGCAAGAATATGGAGTCCCATTTGAGATTACTGCCTTCAGTCAAGtaag GAGAAACCAAATTTCGAGACTGAAGGCTTCAAGTTGTTCCCTTGGACTTGCACAAGAACTTACCAGCTATAAAGTGGAAAATATGGGCAAAACTGATGGGGACCAGGACTTGTTTGCTGAAATGAAACAAAGATTTCTTAGTTTCAAGAAGCATAAATATCT AGAGGATTTGGAGCATTTTCAAGCACTTGCTGAAGCTCAATACCCTAAG TTTATGGTAATTGCTTGTGCAGACTCTAGAGTATGTCCTTCTAACATCCTTGGGTTTCAACCTGGAGAAGCATTTATGATTCGGAATGTTGCGAATCTTGTTCCCCCACTTGAG catGGACCATCAGAAACTAATGCTGCTCTGGAATTCGCAGTAAATACTCTTGAG GTTGAAAATATATTAGTCATTGGTCACAGTACCTGTGGTGGAATACAAGCCCTTATGAGCATGCAAGATGATGTAGACTCAAG AAGCTTTCTAGAAAAGTGGGTCATAAATGGGAAATCAGCCAAGTTAAGAGCAAAAGCTGAAGCGGCCCACTCTAGCTTTGACCAGCAATGCAGACACTGTGAGAAG GAATCAATCAACCGTTCGTTACTGAACTTGCTTACCTACCCGTGGATACGAGAGAGAGTCAGGAAAGAGTTGCTCTCTATTCATGGAGGGTATTATGATTTCCTGAATTGTTCATTTGAGAAGTGGACTCTTGATTTGAAGGGAAGCAGCATTGAAGGGGGCAGATACTCTTTCAAAGATCAAGCATTTTGGTATTGA
- the LOC142619137 gene encoding transcription factor bHLH30-like produces MLPFQSYYGFDQQEKTSHEPPNLVVNLMDGGDSTMSSASKLERKSEEACRSHKEAERRRRQRINAHLSTLRTLLPNTTKTDKASLLAEVVHHVKELRKRADDMAKRDGDTWIFPSESDEASLSYCDGDGHGGDNNNNNNNKNKDNNSKEMKATLCCADRPGLNVDLARAIRAGRARAVRAEMMTVGGRTKSVVVVKWAESVGGEEEIGALKRALKAVVENRVSDSGLGRVVSGSKRARVYGSGNEKGDNEFF; encoded by the exons ATGCTTCCTTTTCAAAGCTACTATGGTTTTGATCAACAAGAGAAGACGAGTCATGAACCACCAAACTTGGTGGTCAACTTGATGGACGGTGGAGATTCAACGATGAGCTCGGCGTCAAAGCTAGAGAGAAAATCAGAAGAGGCATGTCGGAGTCACAAGGAAGCTGAGAGGAGACGCAGGCAGAGGATTAACGCTCATCTCTCCACTCTTCGTACTCTCTTACCTAACACCACCaag ACCGACAAGGCTTCGTTGCTAGCAGAGGTTGTCCATCACGTGAAGGAGCTGAGGAAGCGAGCTGATGACATGGCGAAACGGGACGGGGACACGTGGATTTTTCCGAGCGAGTCGGACGAGGCGAGTCTGAGTTATTGTGACGGTGACGGTCACGGTGgcgataataataataataataataataaaaataaagataataatagtAAGGAGATGAAAGCGACTTTGTGTTGTGCGGACCGACCCGGTTTGAATGTTGATTTGGCCAGAGCGATTCGGGCGGGTCGGGCCAGGGCGGTCAGGGCGGAGATGATGACTGTTGGTGGGCGGACCAAGAGTGTGGTGGTGGTGAAATGGGCTGAGAGTGTTGGTGGAGAGGAGGAGATTGGGGCCTTGAAAAGGGCTTTGAAGGCTGTGGTGGAGAATCGGGTCTCGGATTCTGGGTTGGGCCGGGTTGTGTCTGGGAGTAAAAGGGCTCGGGTTTATGGTTCGGGTAATGAGAAGGGTGATAATGAGTTTTTTTGA
- the LOC142619136 gene encoding beta carbonic anhydrase 5, chloroplastic-like isoform X3: protein MSRMAVLSSSSIYGDSFHCSPFSGLTNSFVGFSRNWANPNATQWSKNMESHLRLLPSVKRNQISRLKASSCSLGLAQELTSYKVENMGKTDGDQDLFAEMKQRFLSFKKHKYLEDLEHFQALAEAQYPKFMVIACADSRVCPSNILGFQPGEAFMIRNVANLVPPLEHGPSETNAALEFAVNTLEVENILVIGHSTCGGIQALMSMQDDVDSRSFLEKWVINGKSAKLRAKAEAAHSSFDQQCRHCEKESINRSLLNLLTYPWIRERVRKELLSIHGGYYDFLNCSFEKWTLDLKGSSIEGGRYSFKDQAFWY from the exons ATGTCAAGAATGGCAGTTCTCAGCTCCTCTTCGATCTATGGGGACTCCTTTCATTGCTCACCCTTCTCTGGTTTAACCAATTCCTTTGTGGGGTTTTCAAGAAATTGGGCTAATCCAAACGCA ACACAATGGAGCAAGAATATGGAGTCCCATTTGAGATTACTGCCTTCAGTCAA GAGAAACCAAATTTCGAGACTGAAGGCTTCAAGTTGTTCCCTTGGACTTGCACAAGAACTTACCAGCTATAAAGTGGAAAATATGGGCAAAACTGATGGGGACCAGGACTTGTTTGCTGAAATGAAACAAAGATTTCTTAGTTTCAAGAAGCATAAATATCT AGAGGATTTGGAGCATTTTCAAGCACTTGCTGAAGCTCAATACCCTAAG TTTATGGTAATTGCTTGTGCAGACTCTAGAGTATGTCCTTCTAACATCCTTGGGTTTCAACCTGGAGAAGCATTTATGATTCGGAATGTTGCGAATCTTGTTCCCCCACTTGAG catGGACCATCAGAAACTAATGCTGCTCTGGAATTCGCAGTAAATACTCTTGAG GTTGAAAATATATTAGTCATTGGTCACAGTACCTGTGGTGGAATACAAGCCCTTATGAGCATGCAAGATGATGTAGACTCAAG AAGCTTTCTAGAAAAGTGGGTCATAAATGGGAAATCAGCCAAGTTAAGAGCAAAAGCTGAAGCGGCCCACTCTAGCTTTGACCAGCAATGCAGACACTGTGAGAAG GAATCAATCAACCGTTCGTTACTGAACTTGCTTACCTACCCGTGGATACGAGAGAGAGTCAGGAAAGAGTTGCTCTCTATTCATGGAGGGTATTATGATTTCCTGAATTGTTCATTTGAGAAGTGGACTCTTGATTTGAAGGGAAGCAGCATTGAAGGGGGCAGATACTCTTTCAAAGATCAAGCATTTTGGTATTGA
- the LOC142619136 gene encoding beta carbonic anhydrase 5, chloroplastic-like isoform X5 — MVWQIRSRARTVMSRMAVLSSSSIYGDSFHCSPFSGLTNSFVGFSRNWANPNATQWSKNMESHLRLLPSVKRNQISRLKASSCSLGLAQELTSYKVENMGKTDGDQDLFAEMKQRFLSFKKHKYLEDLEHFQALAEAQYPKFMVIACADSRVCPSNILGFQPGEAFMIRNVANLVPPLEHGPSETNAALEFAVNTLEVENILVIGHSTCGGIQALMSMQDDVDSRSFLEKWVINGKSAKLRAKAEAAHSSFDQQCRH; from the exons ATGGTCTGGCAAATTC GCTCTAGAGCTCGTACAGTCATGTCAAGAATGGCAGTTCTCAGCTCCTCTTCGATCTATGGGGACTCCTTTCATTGCTCACCCTTCTCTGGTTTAACCAATTCCTTTGTGGGGTTTTCAAGAAATTGGGCTAATCCAAACGCA ACACAATGGAGCAAGAATATGGAGTCCCATTTGAGATTACTGCCTTCAGTCAA GAGAAACCAAATTTCGAGACTGAAGGCTTCAAGTTGTTCCCTTGGACTTGCACAAGAACTTACCAGCTATAAAGTGGAAAATATGGGCAAAACTGATGGGGACCAGGACTTGTTTGCTGAAATGAAACAAAGATTTCTTAGTTTCAAGAAGCATAAATATCT AGAGGATTTGGAGCATTTTCAAGCACTTGCTGAAGCTCAATACCCTAAG TTTATGGTAATTGCTTGTGCAGACTCTAGAGTATGTCCTTCTAACATCCTTGGGTTTCAACCTGGAGAAGCATTTATGATTCGGAATGTTGCGAATCTTGTTCCCCCACTTGAG catGGACCATCAGAAACTAATGCTGCTCTGGAATTCGCAGTAAATACTCTTGAG GTTGAAAATATATTAGTCATTGGTCACAGTACCTGTGGTGGAATACAAGCCCTTATGAGCATGCAAGATGATGTAGACTCAAG AAGCTTTCTAGAAAAGTGGGTCATAAATGGGAAATCAGCCAAGTTAAGAGCAAAAGCTGAAGCGGCCCACTCTAGCTTTGACCAGCAATGCAGACACT GA